In Streptomyces sp. SID8374, one genomic interval encodes:
- a CDS encoding RNA polymerase sigma factor SigF yields MQTETPDPTTPPARTRGADTRALTQVLFGQLKNLEPGTPEHGRVRAALIEANLPLVRYAAARFRSRNEPMEDVVQVGTIGLINAIDRFDPERGVQFPTFAMPTVVGEIKRYFRDNVRTVHVPRRLHELWVQVTGATEDLTTAHGRSPTTAEIAERLKISEDEVLACIEAGRSYHATSLEAAQEGDGLPGLLDRLGYEDPALAGVEHRDLVRHLLVQLPEREQRILLLRYYSNLTQSQISAELGVSQMHVSRLLARSFARLRSANRIEA; encoded by the coding sequence ATCCAGACCGAGACCCCGGACCCCACCACCCCGCCCGCCAGGACCCGCGGGGCGGACACCAGGGCCCTCACCCAGGTCCTCTTCGGGCAGCTCAAGAACCTGGAGCCCGGCACCCCGGAACACGGCCGCGTCCGGGCCGCCCTCATCGAGGCGAACCTGCCCCTCGTCCGGTACGCCGCCGCGCGCTTCCGGAGCCGTAACGAGCCCATGGAGGACGTCGTCCAGGTCGGCACCATCGGCCTGATCAACGCGATCGACCGCTTCGACCCGGAACGCGGCGTCCAGTTCCCCACGTTCGCGATGCCCACCGTCGTCGGCGAGATCAAGCGCTACTTCCGCGACAACGTCCGCACCGTCCACGTCCCCCGCCGGCTGCACGAGCTCTGGGTCCAGGTCACCGGAGCCACCGAGGACCTGACGACGGCTCACGGGCGCTCCCCCACCACCGCCGAGATCGCCGAGCGGCTGAAGATCTCCGAGGACGAGGTGCTCGCCTGCATCGAGGCGGGGCGCTCGTACCACGCCACCTCCCTGGAGGCGGCCCAGGAGGGCGACGGGCTGCCCGGCCTCCTCGACCGGCTCGGCTACGAGGACCCCGCGCTCGCCGGTGTCGAACACCGCGACCTCGTACGCCACCTCCTCGTCCAGCTCCCCGAGCGCGAGCAGCGCATCCTCCTCCTGCGCTACTACAGCAACTTGACCCAGTCTCAGATCAGCGCCGAACTGGGCGTCTCCCAGATGCATGTGTCAAGGCTTCTGGCCAGAAGTTTCGCCCGACTGAGGTCCGCAAACAGGATCGAGGCATAA
- a CDS encoding endonuclease/exonuclease/phosphatase family protein produces MSLRRRIRLPYLLLTTALLGALLGSPPAAAASTASSRAVPLRLATYNIHAGAGMDNVFDLDRQTAELRALGADVIGLQEVDRHWGSRSEWRDLAGELAERLGMYVFFAPIYSLDPAEVGGPRAEYGVAVLSRYRIVSAENHEITRLSTQDPNPSPAPAPGFGEAVVRVKGRPVHVYVTHLDFRPDPAVRTAQVADTRRIMAEDRGPKILLGDFNAEPGAPELAPLWEELTDADPGAPTFPAQDPVKRIDYVAVSKRAAQVRRAWVPESVASDHRAVVADVVLRGGEAGGGERPEAGGRGEMGGMGEVGR; encoded by the coding sequence ATGTCCCTGCGTCGCCGCATCCGCCTCCCGTACCTCCTCCTCACCACCGCCCTGCTGGGCGCGTTACTCGGATCGCCCCCGGCCGCCGCCGCCTCGACGGCGTCCTCCCGTGCCGTGCCGCTGCGGCTGGCCACGTACAACATCCACGCCGGTGCGGGCATGGACAACGTCTTCGATCTCGACCGGCAGACCGCCGAACTCCGTGCGCTGGGTGCCGATGTGATCGGCCTTCAGGAGGTCGACCGGCACTGGGGCTCCCGCAGCGAATGGCGCGATCTGGCGGGGGAGCTGGCCGAGCGGCTGGGCATGTACGTGTTCTTCGCCCCGATCTACAGCCTGGACCCGGCCGAAGTGGGCGGGCCACGGGCGGAGTACGGGGTGGCGGTGCTGTCCCGGTACCGGATCGTGAGCGCCGAGAACCACGAGATCACCCGCCTCTCGACCCAGGACCCGAACCCGTCCCCCGCCCCGGCTCCGGGATTCGGCGAGGCCGTCGTACGGGTGAAGGGGCGGCCCGTGCACGTGTACGTGACGCACCTGGACTTCCGCCCGGACCCCGCTGTACGCACCGCCCAGGTCGCCGACACCCGGCGGATCATGGCCGAGGACCGGGGCCCGAAGATCCTGCTCGGCGACTTCAACGCGGAACCGGGCGCCCCGGAGCTGGCCCCGCTCTGGGAGGAGCTGACGGACGCCGACCCGGGGGCGCCGACCTTCCCGGCGCAGGACCCGGTCAAGCGGATCGACTACGTGGCGGTGTCGAAGCGGGCGGCCCAGGTGCGGCGGGCGTGGGTGCCGGAGAGCGTCGCCTCGGACCACCGGGCTGTGGTGGCGGATGTGGTGCTGCGGGGCGGTGAGGCCGGGGGAGGTGAGAGGCCTGAGGCAGGTGGGAGGGGTGAGATGGGTGGGATGGGTGAGGTGGGGCGATGA
- a CDS encoding MFS transporter, with translation MATTTPTGVRGGHAKHGGHGGHSGSGASDGTPMTHRQIMEALTGLLLGMFVAILSSTVVSNALPEIISDLGGGQSAYTWVVTASLLAMTATTPLWGKLSDLFSKKLLVQIALIIYVLGSVVAGLSTSSGMLIACRVVQGIGVGGLSALAQIVMAAMIAPRERGRYSGYLGAVFAVATVGGPLLGGVITDTSWMGWRWCFYVGVPFAIIALIVLQKTLKLPVVKREGVKVDWSGAFFISAAVSLLLVWVTFAGDKYDWLSWQTYVMVAGSVLLGLVFVLIESRAKEPIIPLRLFRNRTITLASIASLFVGIAMFAGTVFFSQYFQLARGKSPTMSGVMTIPMIAGLFLSSTVSGQVITKTGRWKAWLVSGGFLVTAGLGLLGTIRYDTPYWHVAIFMFVMGLGIGMMMQNLVLATQNQVAPEDLGSASSVVTFFRSLGGAVGVSALGAVLGNRVTHYVKDGLAALGPEGAAFGHGGTGGGGIPDLSKLPEPFRTVVEAAYGHGVGDVFLYAAPCALVAFIVTLFIKEVALKTSAGNDTPRSDAPQDDSPQTGTAPVEAGVPAAVGAVSAAGLVSEGAAGVTSVDTAQDAYDTAGSPESFQGTPVQGVVRGAEGAPVARAAVTLISLGGRQLGRSVARADGGYTLDAPGSGSYVLIASADGFQPQASTVVVGEEPLAFDILLSGTSGLAGTVRAAESGAPVDGAMVIVTDVRGDVLATGASGPTGEFAFGELIPGSVTVAVNAAGFRPLALPVEIGGQGVTRVEAALRAGALVRGTVRAGSARGPLADARVTLIDAAGNVVATATTGEDGAYAFTDLDAGEYTVIATGYPPVAGAVTVSGTGIDGHDIELAHPGE, from the coding sequence ATGGCTACGACCACACCGACCGGTGTGCGGGGCGGCCACGCCAAGCACGGAGGTCATGGAGGCCACAGCGGCTCCGGCGCCTCCGACGGCACGCCGATGACACACCGGCAGATCATGGAGGCGCTGACCGGGCTGCTGCTCGGCATGTTCGTCGCGATCCTGTCGTCGACGGTCGTCTCCAACGCCCTCCCCGAGATCATCTCCGACCTCGGCGGCGGGCAGAGCGCCTACACCTGGGTCGTCACGGCCTCGCTGCTGGCCATGACCGCCACCACCCCGCTCTGGGGCAAGCTCTCGGACCTGTTCAGCAAGAAGCTGCTGGTCCAGATAGCCCTGATCATCTACGTCCTGGGATCGGTCGTCGCCGGTCTGTCGACCAGCAGCGGCATGCTCATCGCCTGCCGCGTCGTCCAGGGCATCGGCGTCGGCGGTCTCTCCGCCCTCGCGCAGATCGTGATGGCCGCGATGATCGCCCCGCGCGAGCGCGGCCGCTACAGCGGCTACCTCGGCGCGGTCTTCGCCGTCGCCACCGTCGGTGGCCCGCTGCTCGGCGGTGTCATCACCGACACCAGCTGGATGGGCTGGCGCTGGTGCTTCTACGTCGGTGTGCCGTTCGCGATCATCGCCCTCATCGTGCTCCAGAAGACCCTGAAGCTTCCGGTCGTCAAGCGCGAGGGCGTCAAGGTCGACTGGTCCGGCGCGTTCTTCATCAGCGCCGCCGTCTCGCTGCTGCTGGTCTGGGTGACCTTCGCGGGTGACAAGTACGACTGGCTGTCGTGGCAGACGTACGTGATGGTCGCGGGCTCGGTCCTGCTCGGCCTGGTCTTCGTCCTCATCGAGTCGCGGGCCAAGGAACCGATCATTCCGCTGCGCCTCTTCCGCAACCGCACCATCACGCTGGCGTCGATCGCCTCGCTGTTCGTCGGTATCGCGATGTTCGCGGGCACGGTCTTCTTCAGCCAGTACTTCCAGCTCGCGCGCGGCAAGTCGCCGACGATGTCCGGCGTCATGACCATCCCGATGATCGCGGGCCTCTTCCTCTCCTCGACCGTCTCCGGGCAGGTCATCACCAAGACGGGCCGCTGGAAGGCGTGGCTGGTCAGCGGCGGCTTCCTGGTCACGGCCGGGCTCGGGCTGCTGGGCACGATCCGGTACGACACCCCGTACTGGCACGTCGCGATCTTCATGTTCGTCATGGGCCTCGGCATCGGCATGATGATGCAGAACCTGGTCCTCGCGACGCAGAACCAGGTGGCTCCCGAGGACCTCGGTTCCGCGAGCTCCGTCGTCACCTTCTTCCGGTCCCTCGGCGGTGCGGTCGGCGTCTCGGCGCTCGGTGCCGTCCTGGGCAACCGCGTCACCCACTACGTGAAGGACGGCCTCGCCGCGCTCGGCCCCGAGGGCGCCGCCTTCGGTCACGGCGGTACGGGCGGCGGGGGCATCCCCGACCTGAGCAAGCTGCCCGAGCCCTTCCGTACGGTCGTGGAGGCCGCGTACGGGCACGGCGTCGGCGACGTCTTCCTCTACGCCGCCCCGTGCGCGCTGGTCGCCTTCATCGTGACGCTCTTCATCAAGGAGGTCGCCCTGAAGACCAGCGCCGGGAACGACACCCCGCGGAGCGACGCCCCGCAGGATGACAGCCCGCAGACGGGGACCGCCCCGGTGGAGGCCGGGGTTCCGGCCGCCGTCGGTGCCGTCAGCGCCGCCGGGCTCGTCTCCGAGGGTGCGGCCGGGGTCACCTCGGTCGACACGGCACAGGACGCCTACGACACCGCCGGCTCCCCGGAGTCCTTCCAGGGCACGCCCGTACAGGGCGTCGTGCGCGGCGCCGAAGGGGCTCCGGTCGCCCGTGCGGCCGTCACCCTGATCTCGCTGGGCGGCCGTCAACTGGGGCGTTCCGTCGCCCGTGCCGACGGCGGCTACACCCTGGACGCGCCGGGCTCCGGCAGCTACGTCCTGATCGCCTCCGCCGACGGCTTCCAGCCGCAGGCGTCCACGGTGGTCGTCGGCGAGGAGCCGCTGGCCTTCGACATCCTGCTCTCCGGTACGAGCGGACTGGCCGGAACCGTACGGGCCGCCGAGTCCGGTGCTCCGGTGGACGGCGCGATGGTCATCGTGACCGACGTACGCGGCGACGTCCTGGCGACCGGCGCGTCCGGCCCGACCGGTGAGTTCGCGTTCGGCGAGCTGATCCCGGGCTCCGTGACCGTCGCGGTCAACGCGGCCGGGTTCCGCCCGCTGGCGCTGCCGGTGGAGATCGGCGGCCAGGGCGTCACCCGCGTCGAGGCCGCACTGCGGGCCGGTGCGCTGGTGCGGGGCACCGTGCGGGCCGGGTCCGCCCGGGGGCCGCTGGCCGACGCCCGGGTCACGCTGATCGACGCGGCGGGCAACGTGGTCGCCACCGCGACGACCGGCGAGGACGGCGCGTACGCCTTCACCGACCTGGACGCGGGCGAGTACACGGTCATCGCGACCGGCTACCCGCCGGTGGCGGGCGCGGTGACGGTGAGCGGTACGGGGATCGACGGGCACGACATCGAACTCGCCCACCCGGGTGAGTGA
- a CDS encoding TetR/AcrR family transcriptional regulator, with protein MVSASDRAESPARTSVWLDQRPPSRTRRTESPAGLDRNRITEASVRLLDAEGLAKFSMRRLAAELDVTAMSLYWYVDTKDDLLELALDSVYAEITPPREDADWRERLRELARSYRELIVRHIWVSPLAGTFLNIGPNSMLFSYAVQDVIRATGLPLGRQTGALSAVFQFVYGFGTVEGHFKARCDATGLTQDAYHRHAMGTIRAQPHLRAIVESSDELMAARGGDTVEEMRERDFVFALDLLIAGIETMCERTGSSPTAAQ; from the coding sequence ATGGTGTCCGCGTCCGACCGTGCGGAGAGCCCCGCTCGGACCAGCGTGTGGCTCGACCAGCGGCCCCCTTCACGCACCCGCAGGACCGAGTCCCCGGCGGGCCTCGACCGGAACAGGATCACCGAGGCGTCGGTGCGGCTGCTGGACGCCGAGGGCCTCGCCAAATTCTCCATGCGCCGGCTCGCCGCCGAACTGGACGTCACCGCGATGTCCCTCTACTGGTACGTCGACACCAAGGACGACCTCCTGGAGCTGGCGCTGGACTCGGTCTACGCGGAGATCACCCCGCCGCGCGAGGACGCCGACTGGCGGGAGCGGCTCCGCGAGCTCGCCCGCAGCTACCGCGAACTGATCGTCCGCCACATCTGGGTCTCCCCGCTCGCCGGGACCTTCCTCAACATCGGCCCGAACTCGATGCTGTTCTCGTACGCCGTCCAGGACGTCATCCGGGCCACCGGCCTGCCCCTGGGGCGGCAGACGGGCGCGCTCTCGGCGGTCTTCCAGTTCGTGTACGGATTCGGCACCGTGGAGGGCCACTTCAAGGCGCGGTGCGACGCGACCGGGCTCACCCAGGACGCGTACCACCGGCACGCGATGGGCACGATCCGGGCCCAGCCCCACCTGCGGGCGATCGTCGAGTCGTCCGACGAGCTGATGGCGGCCCGGGGCGGCGACACGGTCGAGGAGATGCGCGAGCGGGACTTCGTCTTCGCGCTGGACCTGCTGATCGCGGGCATCGAGACGATGTGCGAGCGTACGGGCTCCTCGCCGACCGCCGCTCAGTAA
- a CDS encoding YceI family protein — MGLRAQVRTRDGWAVQHAVVTVTDMTGTQVLRAAADEEGAVRTDGSLPAGAYTVIVTAVGYAPAASTALVTASGRIEGGQIVLARQGGVELPPPGAWSLDPVHSSVGAVAQHLGISSVRGRFTDFGGRIEVGEDVSRSRVDAVIAAASIDTGNGMRDKHLRSPDFLDVDRYPEITYRSTGLAPAGPDRWTVHGELTMHGVSRPVDLDLTYLGTGPDPWGGVRAAFNATAELRRDDFAMNYNQVVQAGISAIGTTLRVELDIQAVQGDALPG; from the coding sequence ATGGGACTTCGCGCACAGGTACGGACGCGGGACGGCTGGGCGGTCCAGCACGCCGTCGTGACGGTCACCGACATGACCGGCACCCAGGTGCTGCGGGCCGCGGCCGACGAGGAAGGAGCCGTCCGCACGGACGGTTCCCTGCCGGCCGGCGCGTACACGGTGATCGTCACGGCGGTCGGGTACGCCCCCGCCGCCTCCACCGCCCTCGTCACGGCGAGCGGCCGCATCGAGGGCGGGCAGATCGTGCTGGCCCGCCAGGGCGGGGTGGAGCTTCCGCCACCGGGCGCCTGGTCGCTGGACCCGGTGCACTCCTCGGTCGGCGCGGTCGCCCAGCACCTGGGGATCTCCAGCGTGCGCGGCCGGTTCACCGACTTCGGCGGGCGGATCGAGGTCGGTGAGGACGTCTCCCGCTCCCGGGTCGACGCGGTGATCGCCGCGGCCAGCATCGACACCGGCAACGGCATGCGGGACAAGCACCTGCGCTCGCCCGACTTCCTGGACGTGGACCGCTACCCGGAGATCACCTACCGCTCCACCGGCCTCGCCCCGGCCGGCCCCGACCGCTGGACCGTCCACGGCGAGCTGACCATGCACGGCGTCTCCCGCCCGGTCGACCTGGACCTGACCTACCTCGGCACCGGCCCCGACCCGTGGGGCGGGGTGCGCGCCGCCTTCAACGCCACGGCCGAGCTGCGCCGCGACGACTTCGCGATGAACTACAACCAGGTCGTCCAGGCGGGCATCTCCGCCATCGGGACCACCCTGCGCGTGGAGCTGGACATCCAGGCGGTCCAGGGCGACGCGCTGCCCGGATAG
- a CDS encoding PPOX class F420-dependent oxidoreductase, producing MAPNIATNTTVDLDELLAFVRPRHRAILLTARADGRPQGSPLTCGVDDAGRIVMSTYPERAKTRNAKRDERVSVIVLSDAWDGPWVQVDGVAEVLDTPESVEPLVEYFRNISGEHPDWDEYRAAMVKQGKSIIRVTPERWGPIATGGFPAHLAPGQ from the coding sequence ATGGCTCCCAACATCGCGACCAACACCACCGTGGACCTCGACGAGTTGCTGGCGTTCGTACGGCCCCGGCACCGGGCGATCCTGCTGACCGCCCGGGCCGACGGCCGCCCCCAGGGCTCCCCGCTGACCTGCGGCGTCGACGACGCGGGCCGGATCGTCATGTCGACGTACCCGGAGCGCGCGAAGACCCGCAACGCCAAGCGCGACGAGCGGGTCAGCGTGATCGTCCTCTCCGACGCGTGGGACGGGCCGTGGGTGCAGGTCGACGGCGTGGCGGAGGTCCTCGATACCCCGGAGTCGGTCGAACCGCTCGTCGAATACTTCCGGAACATCTCCGGTGAGCACCCGGACTGGGACGAGTACCGGGCCGCCATGGTGAAGCAGGGCAAGTCGATCATCCGGGTCACCCCGGAGCGCTGGGGGCCGATCGCGACCGGCGGCTTCCCGGCCCATCTGGCGCCGGGACAGTGA
- a CDS encoding RNA polymerase sigma factor SigF → MSAEQGSSKVLTLTKSVPAPAVLTSSPEAIDTRTLSRSLFLRLAALGPASGPDGTDSPERTYVRDTLIELNLPLVRYAAARFRSRNEPMEDIVQVGTIGLIKAIDRFDCERGVEFPTFAMPTVVGEIKRFFRDTSWSVRVPRRLQELRLALTKTSDELAQKLDRSPTVPELAKALGVSEEDVVDGLAVGNAYTASSLDSPSPEDDGGEGSLADRLGYEDAALEGVEYRESLKPLLAKLAPRERQIIMLRFFANMTQSQIGEEVGISQMHVSRLLTRTLAQLREGLISD, encoded by the coding sequence ATGTCCGCAGAACAGGGCAGCTCGAAGGTGCTCACGCTCACGAAGAGCGTGCCGGCACCCGCCGTGCTCACCAGCTCGCCGGAAGCCATCGACACCCGCACTCTGTCCCGCTCCCTGTTCCTGCGGCTCGCCGCGCTCGGCCCCGCGTCAGGGCCCGACGGAACGGACAGTCCGGAGCGGACCTATGTGCGGGACACACTCATCGAGCTCAACCTCCCGCTGGTGCGTTACGCCGCGGCGCGGTTCCGGAGCCGTAACGAACCGATGGAGGACATCGTCCAGGTCGGCACGATCGGCCTGATCAAGGCGATCGACCGGTTCGACTGCGAACGGGGCGTGGAGTTCCCCACGTTCGCGATGCCGACCGTCGTCGGGGAGATCAAACGCTTCTTCCGCGACACCTCCTGGTCCGTACGGGTGCCCCGGCGCCTCCAGGAGCTGCGGCTCGCGCTGACGAAGACCAGCGACGAGCTCGCGCAGAAGCTGGACCGCTCCCCGACCGTGCCGGAGCTCGCCAAGGCGCTCGGGGTCTCCGAGGAGGACGTGGTCGACGGTCTCGCCGTCGGCAACGCGTACACCGCCTCCTCGCTGGACTCCCCCTCGCCCGAGGACGACGGCGGCGAGGGCTCCCTCGCCGACCGCCTGGGGTACGAGGACGCGGCGCTGGAGGGCGTGGAGTACCGGGAGTCGCTGAAGCCGCTGCTGGCCAAGCTCGCCCCGCGCGAGCGCCAGATCATCATGCTGCGGTTCTTCGCCAACATGACCCAGTCGCAGATCGGCGAGGAGGTCGGCATCTCCCAGATGCACGTCTCCCGGCTGCTCACCCGCACCCTCGCCCAGCTCAGGGAAGGGCTCATCTCCGACTGA
- a CDS encoding MFS transporter — MTAPAAPRPDLAPQAHPQRWLILGVICLAQLTVLLDNTVLNVAIPSLTTELNASTADVQWMINAYSLVQSGLLLTAGSSADRYGRKKMLVVGLALFGIGSLAAGLAQSSGQLIAARAGMGIGGALLITTTLAVVVQIFDDSERVKAIGLWATVNSLGFAAGPLVGGVVLNHFWWGAIFLINIPVALIGLVAVVRLVPEFKNPRGERPDLLGALLSTIGMTAVVFAIISGPEHGWMSGRVLLTASIGVAVLAGFVLWELHIPHPMLDMHFFRNQKFIGAVAGAILVAFGMGGSLFLLTQHLQFVLGYGPLEAGLRTAPMALTVVALNLTGLGARLVQRMGTPATIAAGMSALAAGLAAIAVLGRDGYTGMLLGLVVMGAGISLAMPAMANAIMSAIPPAKAGVGAGVNGTLAEFGNGLGVAVLGAVLNIRFAALVPAAVGAASLPAALAAADGPGERAVIKDAFASGLEASQLVGAAAVLAGGLLAALLLRRAERTEAAAEPTEAAAAERTELAVTERTEATPADRTEAAPAGPTEAAPADRTEAGAGKPETAA; from the coding sequence ATGACGGCGCCCGCCGCTCCGCGACCCGACCTCGCCCCCCAGGCGCATCCGCAGCGCTGGCTGATCCTCGGCGTCATCTGCCTCGCCCAGCTCACCGTGCTGCTGGACAACACCGTCCTCAACGTCGCGATCCCCTCCCTCACCACGGAGCTGAACGCCTCCACCGCCGATGTGCAGTGGATGATCAACGCCTACTCGCTCGTCCAGTCCGGCCTGCTCCTCACCGCGGGCAGCTCCGCCGACCGGTACGGGCGCAAGAAGATGCTGGTCGTGGGGCTCGCCCTGTTCGGCATCGGCTCGCTGGCGGCCGGGCTCGCCCAGTCCTCCGGCCAGCTCATCGCGGCCCGGGCCGGGATGGGGATCGGGGGCGCGCTGCTGATCACCACCACCCTCGCCGTCGTCGTCCAGATCTTCGACGACTCCGAGCGGGTCAAGGCGATCGGCCTCTGGGCGACCGTCAACTCCCTCGGGTTCGCCGCCGGACCGCTCGTCGGCGGGGTCGTGCTCAACCACTTCTGGTGGGGCGCGATCTTCCTCATCAACATCCCGGTCGCCCTGATCGGCCTGGTCGCCGTCGTCCGGCTCGTACCCGAGTTCAAGAACCCGCGCGGGGAGCGGCCCGACCTGCTCGGGGCGCTGCTCTCCACGATCGGGATGACCGCGGTCGTGTTCGCGATCATCTCCGGGCCCGAACACGGCTGGATGTCGGGCCGGGTGCTGCTGACGGCGTCCATCGGGGTCGCCGTGCTCGCCGGGTTCGTCCTGTGGGAGCTGCACATCCCGCACCCGATGCTGGACATGCACTTCTTCCGGAACCAGAAGTTCATCGGTGCGGTGGCGGGCGCGATCCTGGTTGCCTTCGGCATGGGCGGCTCCCTCTTCCTGCTCACGCAGCACCTTCAGTTCGTTCTCGGGTACGGGCCGCTGGAGGCGGGTCTGCGTACGGCGCCGATGGCGCTCACCGTGGTCGCCCTCAACCTGACGGGGCTGGGCGCCCGGCTCGTGCAGAGGATGGGGACGCCCGCCACGATCGCGGCGGGGATGAGCGCGCTGGCGGCCGGTCTCGCGGCCATCGCGGTGCTGGGGCGCGACGGGTACACCGGGATGCTGCTCGGCCTGGTCGTGATGGGCGCGGGGATCTCCCTCGCGATGCCCGCGATGGCCAACGCCATCATGAGCGCCATCCCGCCCGCCAAGGCCGGGGTGGGCGCCGGGGTCAACGGCACGCTCGCGGAGTTCGGCAACGGGCTCGGGGTCGCGGTGCTCGGCGCGGTCCTCAACATCCGCTTCGCCGCCCTCGTACCGGCCGCCGTCGGGGCCGCGTCCCTGCCCGCAGCACTGGCCGCCGCCGACGGACCGGGGGAGCGCGCGGTCATCAAGGACGCCTTCGCTTCGGGCCTGGAGGCCAGCCAGCTGGTCGGCGCGGCCGCGGTACTGGCGGGCGGCCTGCTCGCGGCGCTGCTGCTGCGCCGGGCGGAACGGACGGAGGCGGCTGCGGAACCTACGGAGGCGGCGGCTGCGGAACGTACGGAGTTGGCCGTGACTGAGCGTACGGAGGCGACACCGGCCGACCGTACGGAGGCGGCACCGGCCGGACCGACGGAAGCGGCACCGGCCGACCGTACGGAGGCGGGCGCCGGGAAGCCGGAGACGGCGGCATAG
- a CDS encoding NAD(P)-dependent oxidoreductase translates to MVPGPELLARARLLVAPELSASLVRELERIAGRGAEPLGDGPPAEGPLLCVGAALPAALRTDRLLWFHSVNAGTDPLLAAGPWPADALLTRTVGRMGERIAQYVLGWVLAECQAVPEYAAQHARAEWRRLPTELVAGQTALVYGTGRIGGAVAGLLRGCGVRTVGVGRTARTGPPPPGFDRVIGAGEDAEAEELAGARWVVAALPSTGATEGFFGAGRFAAVRGATFVNVGRGATVDLGALEGALRGGGVRRAVLDVLAEEPAAPGDPVWRLPRTVITSHSAGITADEDVAVDFAACWEAVREGRRPEPAVDVGRGY, encoded by the coding sequence ATGGTGCCCGGGCCGGAGCTTCTCGCGCGGGCGCGGCTGCTCGTCGCGCCCGAGCTGAGCGCCTCTCTCGTACGGGAGTTGGAGCGGATCGCCGGGCGCGGTGCCGAGCCCCTGGGGGACGGACCGCCGGCCGAGGGACCGCTCCTCTGCGTGGGGGCCGCGCTGCCCGCCGCGCTGCGTACCGACCGGCTGCTCTGGTTCCACAGCGTCAACGCCGGTACCGATCCACTGCTCGCCGCCGGTCCCTGGCCCGCCGACGCGCTGCTGACCCGGACCGTCGGGCGGATGGGCGAGCGGATCGCGCAGTACGTCCTCGGCTGGGTGCTCGCCGAGTGCCAGGCCGTCCCGGAGTACGCCGCCCAGCACGCCCGGGCCGAGTGGCGCCGCCTCCCCACCGAGCTGGTCGCCGGGCAGACCGCCCTCGTCTACGGCACCGGGCGCATCGGCGGGGCCGTCGCCGGGCTGCTGCGCGGCTGTGGCGTGCGGACGGTGGGCGTGGGGCGCACCGCGCGGACCGGGCCGCCTCCGCCGGGCTTCGACCGGGTGATCGGGGCCGGGGAGGACGCGGAGGCCGAGGAGCTGGCGGGGGCCAGGTGGGTGGTGGCCGCGCTGCCGTCGACCGGGGCGACGGAGGGGTTCTTCGGGGCGGGGCGGTTCGCGGCGGTGCGGGGCGCGACGTTCGTCAACGTGGGGCGGGGCGCGACCGTGGACCTGGGGGCGCTGGAGGGCGCGCTGCGGGGCGGTGGGGTGCGGCGCGCGGTGCTGGACGTGCTGGCGGAGGAGCCGGCCGCGCCCGGCGACCCGGTCTGGCGGCTGCCCCGTACGGTGATCACCTCGCACTCCGCGGGGATCACCGCCGACGAGGACGTGGCCGTGGACTTCGCCGCCTGCTGGGAGGCCGTACGGGAGGGGCGGCGGCCGGAGCCGGCGGTGGATGTGGGGCGCGGTTACTGA
- a CDS encoding MarR family transcriptional regulator: protein MAARSRYEELARQLSAVGAVKRGLARALPPECPGGSAAVLTLLDRHGEMRISRLAELMAVDLSVTSRHVAHVAEHGWIERSPDPADKRSRILRLTPGGHAQLDELTRRTTEMFARNLADWSDEDVGRLNALLSRLRDSFACRGPGGCAPGSHSGECRNGLGDDAYTRTPV from the coding sequence GTGGCCGCACGGAGTCGGTACGAGGAACTGGCCCGGCAGCTCAGCGCCGTCGGCGCCGTCAAGCGGGGGCTCGCCCGCGCACTGCCCCCCGAGTGTCCCGGTGGCTCCGCCGCCGTGCTGACGCTCCTGGACCGGCACGGCGAGATGCGGATCAGCAGACTCGCCGAGCTGATGGCCGTGGACCTCTCGGTGACCAGTCGCCACGTGGCCCATGTGGCCGAGCACGGCTGGATCGAACGGTCCCCTGACCCGGCGGACAAGCGGTCCCGCATCCTGCGGCTGACCCCCGGCGGCCACGCGCAGCTCGACGAGCTGACGCGGCGGACCACCGAGATGTTCGCCCGCAATCTCGCCGACTGGTCCGACGAGGACGTCGGCCGGCTCAACGCGCTGCTGTCCCGGCTGCGCGACAGCTTCGCCTGTCGCGGACCCGGTGGCTGCGCCCCCGGAAGCCACTCCGGCGAGTGCCGGAACGGGCTCGGCGACGACGCGTACACCCGTACACCTGTGTAA